From one bacterium genomic stretch:
- a CDS encoding ATP-binding protein, translated as MAEREYQFRIKSAVPQLEKVRKWGSYIARALGFNERAVFEIELSIYEACANVIEHAYANNPNNFIDVKLAVELDKLVVTIRDEGGAFEPSSLKDKDIAKIIETEQDGGLGMHIIEACMDEILYRRQGRENILELIKYLPRTPAVS; from the coding sequence ATGGCCGAACGAGAATACCAGTTCCGCATCAAAAGCGCCGTTCCGCAGCTCGAGAAAGTGCGGAAGTGGGGCTCGTATATCGCCCGGGCGCTGGGCTTCAACGAGCGCGCCGTCTTCGAAATCGAGCTGTCTATTTACGAGGCGTGCGCCAACGTCATCGAACACGCCTACGCCAACAACCCCAATAACTTCATCGACGTGAAGCTGGCGGTGGAGCTCGACAAGCTCGTCGTTACCATACGCGACGAGGGTGGCGCCTTCGAGCCGTCGTCGCTGAAGGACAAGGATATCGCGAAGATAATCGAGACCGAACAGGACGGCGGCCTCGGCATGCACATCATAGAAGCCTGCATGGATGAGATTCTCTACCGCCGCCAGGGGCGAGAGAATATCCTCGAGCTCATCAAATACCTACCCCGTACGCCGGCCGTCTCTTAG
- a CDS encoding SpoIIE family protein phosphatase: MRRLRNILSSLRTKGAIVAVAFVLALVTVTGFIILRHEKVALTREVELRVLAQARSIAASSERTMLEPDPELTFQKLLREMMSRDPDIESIVVVDRNGTILAHPEVTKIGSRYDPPRGLEPVADIPYLDAEEMVAEGEDVFVVNAPIKRTYEGQISNIGRVFIRSSKGKIEKALRSAQLQIIAIAVIVSLLGSVAGVILTGFITTPVKRLAEGARRIGEGDLSVRVKVSGRDEIGQLSTTLNEMTTRLAKAREELVEKERMSKELEIARGIQQSLLPTAFPEMEAVEVAAVCESATEVGGDYFDLLAIDSRRVGVVIADVSGKGVPGLLVMGVARSVIRAQARQHLSPREVLIRANDIIAPDIHRGMFVTVLYGVLDVERRTFSFANAGHNPLVIVKKGGPVPYEMLKTQGRPVGFMSGAFFDDRLEETTLPLEDGDTIFTYTDGIMDSLNKNDEEFGMDRLLETLADKRTAQVQEIIDAILQRIATFVGDRPQQDDMTMLAITLKPPGASAEEPAAAAAAASPGADETAA, from the coding sequence GACCAAAGGCGCGATCGTAGCCGTCGCGTTCGTCCTGGCTCTCGTAACCGTTACCGGCTTCATCATCCTGCGACACGAGAAGGTGGCCCTCACCCGCGAGGTCGAGCTGAGGGTCCTGGCCCAAGCGCGCAGCATCGCGGCCTCCTCCGAACGGACCATGCTCGAGCCCGACCCCGAGCTGACGTTCCAAAAGCTCCTCCGCGAAATGATGTCGCGAGACCCGGACATCGAGAGCATCGTGGTGGTTGACCGGAACGGCACCATCCTCGCCCATCCGGAAGTAACCAAGATAGGAAGCCGCTACGACCCCCCCCGCGGCCTGGAACCCGTGGCCGACATTCCGTATCTCGACGCCGAGGAGATGGTGGCCGAGGGCGAGGACGTCTTCGTCGTGAACGCGCCCATCAAGCGGACGTACGAGGGCCAGATTTCGAACATCGGCCGGGTCTTCATACGCTCGTCGAAGGGGAAAATCGAAAAGGCCCTCCGCTCGGCGCAGCTGCAGATAATAGCCATCGCCGTCATCGTGAGCTTGCTGGGCAGCGTCGCGGGCGTAATCCTCACCGGGTTCATTACCACCCCCGTCAAGAGGTTGGCCGAAGGGGCGCGGCGCATCGGCGAGGGGGACCTCAGCGTCCGCGTAAAGGTATCGGGCCGGGACGAGATAGGTCAACTCTCGACGACGTTGAACGAGATGACCACCCGCCTGGCCAAAGCCCGCGAGGAGCTGGTGGAAAAGGAGCGGATGTCGAAGGAGCTCGAGATCGCGCGCGGCATCCAGCAGAGCCTGCTCCCGACGGCCTTCCCCGAGATGGAGGCCGTAGAGGTGGCCGCGGTATGCGAGAGCGCGACCGAAGTAGGGGGCGACTACTTCGACCTGCTGGCCATCGACAGCAGGCGGGTGGGGGTCGTCATCGCGGACGTATCGGGCAAAGGGGTCCCCGGCCTGCTCGTTATGGGCGTGGCTCGCAGCGTCATCCGCGCCCAGGCGCGCCAGCACCTCTCGCCGCGCGAAGTCCTCATCCGGGCCAACGACATCATCGCGCCCGACATCCACCGGGGCATGTTCGTGACGGTGCTGTACGGCGTGCTCGACGTCGAGCGTCGCACCTTCAGCTTCGCCAACGCCGGCCACAATCCGCTGGTCATCGTCAAGAAGGGCGGGCCGGTCCCGTACGAGATGCTCAAGACCCAGGGAAGGCCGGTGGGCTTCATGTCGGGCGCGTTTTTCGACGACCGGCTGGAAGAGACGACGCTCCCGCTCGAGGACGGCGACACCATCTTCACCTACACCGACGGCATTATGGACTCGCTGAACAAAAACGACGAAGAGTTCGGAATGGACCGCTTGCTCGAGACGTTGGCCGATAAACGGACCGCGCAGGTCCAGGAGATCATCGACGCCATATTGCAGCGGATAGCGACGTTCGTGGGCGACCGCCCGCAGCAGGACGACATGACCATGTTGGCCATAACGCTCAAACCTCCCGGCGCGTCGGCCGAGGAACCGGCCGCCGCGGCCGCCGCGGCCTCGCCGGGAGCCGACGAAACCGCGGCCTGA